A genomic window from Sceloporus undulatus isolate JIND9_A2432 ecotype Alabama chromosome 9, SceUnd_v1.1, whole genome shotgun sequence includes:
- the LOC121916097 gene encoding myeloid cell surface antigen CD33-like has translation MSYFFEISMLGLVSIPLYWAGLLCRTNEYVLNVPHAVLVEKGQSVYIPCNFTYRSLLKSRRAKLYGYWYAESSNVACDLPVATNDDSKPTARFAHKRFHLLEGLDQGSCSFSISDAQDADQGTYFFRMEKGRTKFSYLNFQTTVTVTEAQKDILFEVFGFSSTALSFLIGLTLIKVILCSLFFFAAFMCSRWKKTQMAASEYRQITRVKPMGSTEALLPKPCKAPGSS, from the exons ATGAGCTATTTCTTTGAGATCTCGATGCTCGGACTGGTTTCCATCCCACTGTACTGGGCAG GGTTGCTGTGTAGAACAAATGAATATGTACTGAATGTTCCCCATGCGGTGTTAGTTGAGAAGGGGCAGTCTGTGTACATCCCCTGCAATTTCACCTACCGATCATTACTAAAGAGTAGAAGGGCCAAACTGTATGGATACTGGTATGCGGAAAGTAGCAACGTTGCCTGTGATCTTCCTGTGGCCACTAATGATGACAGTAAACCAACTGCACGGTTTGCTCACAAGCGCTTTCATCTACTGGAAGGACTAGACCAAGGGTCCTGTTCTTTCTCCATCAGTGATGCTCAAGACGCTGACCAAGGGACTTATTTCTTCAGGATGGAGAAAGGAAGGACAAAATTTAGTTATCTCAACTTCCAAACAACTGTGACAGTGACAG AAGCCCAAAAGGACATCTTATTCGAGGTGTTCGGATTTTCAAGTACAGCACTTTCCTTCCTGATAGGTCTAACCCTCATCAA GGTCATTCTTTGCTCCTTGTTCTTCTTTGCCGCCTTCATGTGTTCGAGATGGAAGAAGACTCAGATGGCTGCAAGTGAGTATAGACAAATCACAAGGGTGAAACCAATGGGATCTACTGAAGCTCTTCTTCCCAAGCCTTGCAAAGCTCCTGGTTCTTCTTGA
- the LOC121915516 gene encoding probable G-protein coupled receptor 33, producing MGYTSAKAMNTSYNLDSTNLALGSFILVSFLVGMAMNGLLLWLLWKKMGRTVNTLWFLHLTLSFLISCCSLPFFGVYNLLNFHWVFDVFMCKITYFFLTLGMVSTVFLLTIISLDRYLLTCRPIWAQHNRSIPLACRLIIGVWLVSLVVTAPYLAFSVTQEVGKDKSVCKLNYTSDKWNGDQMELAIFMTRFLLTFLLPFFIIVFCYCSMRQEMKKKRLLRTGKPFKILVIAVASFFIFRFPFYLYMISSLANKPNPPGKIQEFLRITFSIGICLNICFTPILYLFVGENFKQVFKTSIVVLVKKGFTEHSIMSMENMSLRAETIQTSSSSNLELAKTQRDDLPPS from the coding sequence ATGGGATATACCTCAGCCAAGGCAATGAATACCAGCTATAACCTAGATTCCACCAATCTAGCACTTGGCTCTTTCATCTTAGTGTCTTTCCTGGTGGGGATGGCGATGAATGGGCTTCTTCTCTGGTTGCTGTGGAAGAAGATGGGAAGAACGGTGAACACTCTCTGGTTCCTCCACCTGACTCTCTCCTTCTTGATTTCCTGTtgctccctgcctttctttggtgTCTACAACCTCCTCAACTTTCACTGGGTCTTTGATGTATTCATGTGCAAGATCACATACTTCTTCCTCACTCTGGGGATGGTCTCCACAGTCTTCCTGCTCACCATCATCAGCCTGGACCGCTACCTCCTTACCTGCCGTCCCATCTGGGCCCAACACAACCGTTCAATACCTTTGGCATGTAGACTGATCATAGGAGTATGGCTTGTTTCTCTAGTCGTAACTGCTCCTTATTTGGCTTTCTCTGTGACTCAAGAGGTGGGGAAAGACAAAAGCGTCTGCAAATTAAATTATACATCGGACAAATGGAATGGAGACCAAATGGAATTGGCCATCTTTATGACTCGGTTCTTGTTGACCTTCCTGCTTCCCTTCTTCATCATTGTGTTCTGCTATTGTTCAATGAGAcaggaaatgaagaagaaaaggttgCTGAGGACTGGGAAGCCCTTCAAGATCCTGGTGATTGCTGTAGCATCTTTCTTCATCTTCAGGTTTCCCTTCTACCTGTACATGATTTCCAGTCTGGCTAACAAGCCAAATCCACCAGGAAAGATACAAGAGTTTCTGCGGATAACCTTTAGCATTGGCATCTGTTTGAATATCTGTTTCACTCCGATTCTCTATCTCTTTGTTGGAGAGAACTTCAAACAGGTCTTCAAGACATCCATTGTAGTTCTTGTTAAGAAAGGTTTCACAGAACACTCCATCATGTCAATGGAGAACATGAGTCTCAGAGCAGAAACTATCCagactagcagcagcagcaacttggAGCTGGCAAAAACTCAAAGGGATGATCTACCACCTTCTTGA